In the Aliarcobacter cryaerophilus genome, one interval contains:
- a CDS encoding class I SAM-dependent methyltransferase, translated as MIYKYLPYFIFKPLFGDRKRCGLKTNFEDKDFRKWQDECCLKFYEDNQKGSIGTIVNHFGFKIMSQIDLTDKVVLEVGPGRIDHLDYNQTKPKKYILSDINKDFLEISKNRLKEYCIDNSDTLEVQGTSIPIEDNSVDVLVTFHQLEHIYELEEYLQELKRILKPNGVLIGAVPAEGGVAWGFGRFLTSRRYVRKNMDFDYDKIICWEHPNFVNKIKKLLDENFTSVKSIKKPFGVLPMDFNLSWSFIYRNDK; from the coding sequence ATGATATATAAATACTTACCGTATTTTATATTCAAACCACTGTTTGGAGATAGAAAAAGATGTGGACTAAAAACAAATTTTGAGGATAAAGATTTTAGAAAATGGCAAGATGAGTGCTGTTTGAAATTTTATGAGGATAATCAAAAAGGAAGTATCGGTACAATTGTAAATCACTTTGGATTTAAGATAATGAGTCAAATCGACTTAACAGATAAAGTAGTTTTAGAAGTTGGTCCTGGACGAATAGATCACTTAGATTATAATCAAACAAAACCTAAGAAATATATACTATCTGATATAAATAAAGACTTTTTAGAAATATCGAAAAATAGACTAAAAGAATATTGTATTGATAATTCTGACACTCTTGAAGTACAAGGTACCTCTATTCCAATAGAAGATAATAGTGTAGATGTATTGGTTACATTTCATCAGTTAGAACATATTTATGAGTTAGAAGAGTATTTACAAGAGTTAAAAAGAATTTTAAAACCAAATGGTGTTTTAATAGGTGCAGTACCCGCTGAGGGGGGGGTAGCTTGGGGATTTGGAAGATTCCTAACATCCAGACGATATGTGAGGAAAAATATGGATTTTGATTACGATAAAATTATATGCTGGGAACATCCAAATTTCGTAAATAAAATTAAAAAGTTATTGGATGAAAATTTTACAAGTGTTAAATCTATCAAAAAGCCTTTTGGTGTTTTACCTATGGATTTTAATTTGTCTTGGTCGTTTATATATAGGAATGATAAATAG
- a CDS encoding class I SAM-dependent methyltransferase produces MNKTINDVKDFWENNPLFSGESKFEVGSKEFFDEHKKIYIDDVFAKEFSENLFIPHLSEEARVLDLGCGVGFWTIEMLNRGGYKNMYSADLTNMAIETTKKRLELYELKSNLSIQNAESMTYDDCFFEHINCQGVIHHTPNTEKTVEEMARVLKSNGTAYISVYYKNIFLRNWHFIKPVGKFLSKVGAELKGRGREDIFAQNDVDEITRLYDGDKNPIGKSYSKQEAIKLVEKYFYVDKVFLNFFPARSLPFKIPLFLHRFLSKNMGFMIHLSLRKK; encoded by the coding sequence ATGAATAAAACAATTAATGATGTAAAAGATTTTTGGGAAAATAATCCTTTGTTCTCTGGTGAGAGTAAATTTGAAGTTGGTTCAAAAGAGTTTTTTGATGAACACAAAAAAATTTATATTGATGATGTTTTCGCAAAAGAGTTTTCCGAAAATTTATTTATTCCACACTTAAGTGAAGAAGCAAGGGTTTTAGACTTAGGTTGCGGTGTTGGATTTTGGACGATAGAGATGTTAAATAGAGGAGGATATAAAAATATGTATTCAGCTGATTTAACAAATATGGCTATAGAAACTACAAAAAAAAGACTCGAATTATATGAATTAAAGTCTAATTTATCTATCCAAAATGCTGAGTCTATGACATATGATGATTGTTTCTTTGAACATATTAATTGCCAAGGAGTAATCCATCATACACCTAATACTGAAAAAACAGTTGAAGAGATGGCAAGAGTTCTAAAATCAAATGGAACAGCATATATTTCTGTATATTACAAAAACATTTTTCTTAGAAATTGGCATTTTATTAAACCAGTAGGAAAGTTTCTTTCAAAAGTAGGAGCAGAGCTAAAAGGTAGAGGCAGAGAAGATATTTTTGCACAAAATGATGTAGATGAAATCACCAGATTATATGATGGGGATAAAAATCCAATAGGTAAATCATATTCGAAACAAGAAGCAATTAAACTAGTTGAAAAATACTTTTATGTAGATAAAGTATTTTTAAATTTCTTTCCTGCAAGAAGTTTACCCTTCAAAATACCTTTGTTTTTACACAGATTTTTATCAAAAAATATGGGCTTTATGATTCATTTAAGCTTAAGAAAGAAATAG
- a CDS encoding acyltransferase: METKNQKLEIGTKNQKLETKNYYAHESAYIDENVIIGDNTKIWHFSHILSGSNIGENCSFGQNCVVGPKVNIGNGVKVQNNISIYEGVEIEDDVFLGPSMVFTNVINPRAFIVRKEEFKKTTLKKGCSIGANATVICGVTIGDYALIGSGAVVNKDVKPYALMVGVPAKQIGWVSKAGNTLKFDKDGIATDSFDNSKYKIENDNLIILG, encoded by the coding sequence ATGGAAACTAAAAACCAAAAACTAGAAATAGGGACTAAAAACCAAAAACTAGAAACTAAAAACTATTATGCACACGAAAGTGCATACATTGATGAAAATGTAATTATTGGAGATAATACAAAGATATGGCATTTTTCACATATCTTAAGTGGTTCTAATATTGGAGAAAATTGTTCTTTTGGACAAAACTGTGTTGTTGGACCAAAAGTAAATATAGGAAATGGTGTTAAAGTTCAAAATAATATCTCTATTTATGAAGGTGTTGAAATAGAAGATGATGTATTTTTAGGTCCTTCTATGGTATTTACAAATGTTATAAATCCAAGAGCTTTTATAGTTCGAAAAGAAGAGTTTAAAAAAACTACTCTTAAAAAAGGTTGTAGTATAGGAGCGAATGCTACAGTCATTTGTGGAGTTACTATTGGTGATTATGCACTAATTGGCTCAGGAGCTGTTGTAAATAAAGATGTAAAACCATATGCTTTAATGGTTGGAGTTCCTGCTAAGCAAATAGGATGGGTTTCAAAAGCTGGAAATACTTTGAAATTTGATAAAGATGGAATAGCAACTGATAGTTTTGATAACTCAAAGTATAAAATAGAAAATGATAATTTAATAATATTAGGATAA
- a CDS encoding DUF7033 domain-containing protein: protein MLTIKTDITNPKWLSYILEQFKKINLVSFDIEVININQDGIYKNTIFYTQKYQKNNLHIFNSNMTEPNGNIEYLKNDLYILENTKDDSFEFSYDIFWNAFVFLSRYEEYISEKNGKNIYSYSLNHPRVNKNSFDIPIVNILFNELENFLKMNFPNLYFKDLQKPIIDLSHDVDYINKTIQLRLKQTAFNSFNTIKSITKPKQFFKNLVKTFKFAFSNPSYWCFDYWEKLEQKYNKTSTFYIYVKNGSKNFKSWLIDPSYDIKTNTKLQNKLKELYSKGFQIGLHGSFNSAKDFKKLKVEKEILEQILGIKITKTRQHWLNYFELITPRSHSKLFEYDSTLGWNDRIGFRSGCASLYNPYDFENEKAYSYQVIPQIVMDSNIYDYADDEEIFQKAKDMIKTSKEVSKTLHISISWHQRVCSSDYNWHKFYEEILNDI, encoded by the coding sequence ATGCTTACTATAAAAACAGATATAACTAATCCAAAATGGCTATCATACATTCTAGAACAATTCAAAAAAATAAATTTAGTAAGTTTTGATATTGAAGTGATAAATATAAATCAAGATGGAATATATAAAAATACAATATTCTATACCCAAAAATATCAAAAGAATAATTTGCATATATTTAATTCCAATATGACTGAACCCAATGGAAATATAGAATATTTAAAAAACGATTTATATATATTAGAGAATACTAAAGATGATTCTTTTGAATTTAGTTATGATATTTTTTGGAATGCTTTTGTATTTTTATCAAGATATGAAGAATATATTAGTGAAAAAAATGGAAAAAATATTTATAGTTATAGTTTAAATCATCCAAGGGTTAATAAAAATAGTTTTGATATACCAATTGTAAATATACTTTTTAATGAGTTAGAAAATTTTTTAAAAATGAATTTTCCAAATTTATATTTTAAAGATTTACAAAAGCCAATTATTGATTTATCGCATGATGTTGATTATATAAATAAAACAATTCAATTAAGACTCAAGCAAACAGCATTTAATAGTTTCAATACAATTAAGTCAATTACAAAACCAAAACAATTTTTTAAAAATTTGGTTAAAACATTTAAATTTGCTTTTTCAAATCCATCATACTGGTGCTTTGATTATTGGGAAAAATTAGAACAAAAATATAACAAAACTTCTACATTTTATATTTATGTAAAAAATGGTTCAAAAAATTTCAAATCTTGGCTTATAGACCCTTCTTACGATATAAAAACTAATACTAAACTTCAAAATAAACTAAAAGAACTATATAGTAAAGGATTTCAAATAGGACTTCATGGTAGTTTCAATAGTGCAAAAGATTTTAAAAAACTAAAAGTAGAAAAAGAAATACTTGAACAAATCCTTGGTATCAAGATAACTAAAACTAGGCAACATTGGTTAAATTATTTTGAATTAATCACTCCAAGGTCTCATAGTAAATTATTTGAGTATGATTCTACTCTTGGATGGAATGATAGGATTGGTTTTAGAAGTGGATGTGCTAGTTTATATAATCCCTATGATTTTGAAAATGAAAAAGCATATAGCTATCAAGTGATACCGCAGATTGTTATGGATTCAAATATTTATGATTATGCTGATGATGAAGAGATATTTCAAAAAGCAAAAGATATGATAAAAACATCAAAAGAAGTATCAAAAACTTTACATATATCAATATCTTGGCATCAAAGAGTTTGTAGTAGTGATTACAATTGGCATAAATTTTATGAGGAGATTTTAAATGATATATAA
- a CDS encoding glycosyltransferase → MIYMLLPAYNEEESLDQLLPKIDKSFREDMKLDYHIIVCNDGSRDKTGEKLKEYAETLPMTIITHVINRGLGETSRDLFEKAAEMSNDEDIIIRMDCDDTHEPEFIPGLLSKIHEGYDVVIASRFVEGGGQEGLDSYRATISKLANLFMKFFFPIDGLKEYSSGFRAYRATAIKHAINTFGNQFIQLKGLGFTATLEKIVKLKIIGAKFGESPFVLRYQQKRSESKMVSSITTFGYGTLALLYHWPWGGWRTGYKNVKKLHEGK, encoded by the coding sequence ATGATATATATGTTATTACCAGCATACAATGAAGAAGAATCTTTAGATCAGCTTCTTCCTAAAATAGATAAATCATTTAGAGAAGATATGAAATTAGATTATCATATTATAGTTTGCAATGATGGAAGTCGTGATAAAACAGGTGAAAAGTTGAAAGAATATGCAGAAACTCTTCCTATGACTATTATTACACATGTTATTAATAGAGGATTAGGTGAAACATCAAGAGACCTTTTTGAAAAAGCAGCAGAAATGTCAAATGATGAAGATATTATTATCCGAATGGACTGTGATGATACTCATGAACCAGAATTTATTCCAGGATTATTATCTAAAATTCATGAGGGATATGATGTTGTAATTGCTTCTAGATTTGTAGAAGGTGGAGGACAAGAAGGATTAGATAGTTATAGAGCAACTATTTCAAAATTAGCCAATTTATTTATGAAATTTTTCTTCCCAATAGATGGTTTAAAAGAATATTCTAGTGGTTTTAGAGCATATAGAGCTACTGCAATTAAGCATGCAATAAATACATTTGGTAATCAATTTATTCAATTAAAAGGTTTAGGATTTACTGCAACTTTAGAAAAAATTGTTAAGTTAAAAATTATTGGAGCGAAATTCGGTGAATCACCTTTTGTTCTTAGATACCAACAAAAGAGAAGTGAGTCTAAAATGGTTAGCTCAATTACAACTTTTGGATATGGAACATTGGCATTACTTTATCATTGGCCTTGGGGTGGTTGGAGAACAGGATACAAAAATGTTAAAAAACTTCATGAGGGTAAATAA
- the wecB gene encoding non-hydrolyzing UDP-N-acetylglucosamine 2-epimerase codes for MKILTILGARPQFIKAGSISREISKYKEIEEIIVHTGQHYDANMSDIFFEEMQIPKPNYFLGIGGKSHGAMTGQMIEKIEEVALLEKPDWIMVYGDTNSTLAGAIVASKLHIKLAHIEAGLRSFNMKMPEEVNRILTDRVSNILFCPTDTAIENLKKEGYENLDCKIVKSGDVMQDGAMFYKNLALKPNIGIKDNFILCTIHRAENTDDETRLSNIFAALDEMGQEKQVILPLHPRTKKILKNLKLDIQNLTIIDPVGYLEMVWLIDNCDFVMTDSGGLQKEAYFFEKQCITLRDETEWVELVDCGVNTLVGANKKKILEAYKSNSEFNKENSKLDLYGSGIASKKIIKELLK; via the coding sequence ATGAAAATTCTTACAATATTAGGAGCACGGCCACAATTTATAAAAGCAGGAAGTATAAGTCGTGAAATATCAAAATATAAAGAAATAGAAGAGATAATTGTTCATACAGGACAACACTATGATGCAAATATGTCTGATATATTTTTTGAAGAGATGCAAATACCGAAACCAAATTATTTTTTAGGAATTGGTGGAAAATCTCATGGTGCTATGACTGGACAGATGATAGAAAAAATTGAAGAAGTTGCCTTATTAGAAAAACCTGATTGGATTATGGTGTATGGAGATACAAACTCTACACTTGCTGGTGCAATAGTAGCAAGTAAGCTTCATATAAAACTAGCTCATATAGAAGCAGGTCTTAGAAGTTTTAATATGAAAATGCCAGAAGAAGTAAATAGAATACTCACAGATAGAGTAAGTAATATACTATTTTGCCCAACTGATACAGCTATAGAAAATCTTAAAAAGGAAGGTTATGAAAATCTTGACTGTAAGATAGTAAAATCTGGTGATGTTATGCAAGATGGGGCAATGTTTTATAAAAACTTAGCTCTAAAACCAAATATTGGAATAAAAGATAATTTTATACTTTGTACAATTCATAGAGCTGAGAATACTGATGATGAAACTAGATTGAGCAATATATTTGCAGCTCTTGATGAAATGGGACAAGAAAAACAAGTGATTTTACCTCTTCATCCAAGAACAAAAAAAATCTTAAAAAATTTGAAATTAGATATACAAAATCTTACGATTATAGACCCTGTTGGTTATCTTGAAATGGTATGGCTGATAGATAATTGTGATTTTGTGATGACAGATAGCGGTGGACTTCAAAAAGAGGCATATTTTTTTGAAAAACAATGTATAACGTTAAGAGATGAAACAGAGTGGGTGGAGCTTGTAGATTGTGGAGTTAATACTTTAGTTGGAGCAAATAAAAAGAAAATATTAGAAGCTTATAAATCTAACTCAGAATTTAACAAAGAAAATTCAAAATTAGACTTATATGGTAGTGGAATAGCCAGTAAAAAAATTATAAAGGAATTATTAAAATGA
- a CDS encoding DegT/DnrJ/EryC1/StrS family aminotransferase has protein sequence MSQETKNQKPKTSIDFANLQHQHNLYKEEIEEAILKVARDCNFIMGTQIDELERDLEKFTGSKYAISCSSGTDALLLAMMALDIQPDDEIITTPFTFFATAETIAFLKAKPVFVDIDEKTYNIDPKKIEAAITPKTKAIIPVSLYGQPCDMDEINQIAKNHNLKVIVDGAQSFGSTYKGISDSNLGDISCTSFFPAKPLGCYGDGGAVFTNNQQLATKIQSLRLHGQSIRYHHQYIGMGGRLDTIQAAVLNVKLKYYEKDLKLRQDVAEKYTKALNAKNIETPFVKNDRTSAWAQYSIRVQNRTELQTKLQNLGIPTAVHYPMPLHVQECFKYLNLKEGDFPISEKVSKEIMSLPMNPYVSDEEIDFIIKSL, from the coding sequence ATGTCTCAAGAAACTAAAAACCAAAAACCAAAAACTAGTATAGATTTTGCCAACCTTCAACACCAACACAACCTATATAAAGAAGAGATAGAAGAGGCTATTTTAAAAGTAGCACGAGATTGTAACTTTATAATGGGAACTCAAATAGATGAGCTTGAAAGAGACCTAGAGAAGTTTACAGGTTCAAAATACGCAATATCTTGCTCAAGTGGAACAGATGCTCTTTTACTTGCTATGATGGCTTTAGATATACAACCAGATGATGAAATTATTACAACTCCTTTTACATTCTTTGCAACAGCAGAAACAATAGCTTTTCTTAAAGCTAAACCAGTTTTCGTTGATATTGATGAAAAAACATATAATATAGACCCAAAAAAAATAGAAGCGGCTATCACACCAAAAACTAAAGCTATTATTCCTGTAAGTCTATATGGACAACCATGTGATATGGATGAAATAAATCAAATAGCTAAAAACCATAACCTAAAAGTAATTGTTGATGGAGCTCAAAGCTTTGGATCTACTTATAAAGGTATAAGTGACTCAAACCTTGGTGATATCTCTTGTACCTCTTTTTTCCCTGCTAAACCATTAGGTTGCTATGGTGATGGTGGAGCTGTATTTACTAACAACCAACAACTAGCGACTAAAATCCAAAGCCTTAGACTTCATGGACAAAGTATAAGATACCATCATCAATATATTGGTATGGGTGGAAGACTTGATACTATTCAAGCAGCAGTACTTAATGTAAAACTAAAATACTATGAAAAAGATTTGAAACTAAGACAAGATGTAGCAGAAAAATACACAAAAGCACTAAACGCAAAAAATATAGAAACTCCTTTCGTTAAAAATGATAGAACATCAGCTTGGGCACAATACTCAATAAGAGTACAAAATAGAACTGAACTTCAAACAAAACTTCAAAACCTAGGTATTCCAACAGCAGTACATTACCCAATGCCTCTACATGTACAAGAATGCTTTAAATACCTAAACCTAAAAGAAGGTGATTTTCCAATCTCAGAAAAAGTATCAAAAGAGATAATGAGCTTACCTATGAATCCATATGTAAGCGATGAAGAGATTGATTTTATTATAAAAAGTTTATAA
- the asnB gene encoding asparagine synthase (glutamine-hydrolyzing) — translation MCGIVGFISQRNDKEHIVQKQLETLYHRGPDAQSKYMDNNIAFGHTRLAIIDIDNAVQPMTSTDNRYIIIFNGEIYNYLELRQHLVSKGIKFKTHSDTEVLLNMYIVYGKECVSKLNGMFAFAVYDKVKDSMFLARDHFGIKPLYYTYQNNDFIFASEVKAILEYPDIKAEVDQKSLNEYMTFQVMLKKHTLFKNIHSLEPATYLYLENGKVKEKKKYWEFDYNIDESLSEEEYTTELLHLLENSLNIQTRSDVPIGAYLSGGIDSSLVSTLASKNYFGDFHTFCGGFKDSKDFDETHYAQIVQKSINSIHHEIFPTSKDFTDNFEKIMYHMDYPEAGPGVFSQYMVSKLVSQHVKVVLGGQGGDEIFGGYTRYAVAYLEQALKGAIFETSEEGKHLVTLQSIIPNMAQLKNYIPLLKEQFKEGLFDPMDERYYRMMNRSHNLHKIYNQEFLSTFEEEQLLDKFKQVFNHPDTKSYFNKMTHFDLKTLLPALLHVEDRMSMAVSIESRVPILDYRIVELASKMPPAMKFSGGKTKAMLIKSVKNILPKEIINRKDKMGFPTPINNWLAGDLKEYALDILTSQKAKQRGYLNITNIEKQINQSGQFSRDLWGALNLEMWHRKFID, via the coding sequence ATGTGTGGTATAGTCGGTTTTATATCTCAAAGAAATGATAAAGAACATATTGTACAAAAGCAGTTAGAGACTTTATATCATAGAGGACCTGATGCTCAATCTAAATATATGGATAATAATATTGCCTTTGGACATACAAGATTAGCTATTATAGATATAGATAATGCAGTTCAACCAATGACAAGTACTGATAATAGATATATTATTATATTTAATGGTGAAATATATAATTATTTAGAATTACGACAACATCTTGTTTCAAAAGGTATAAAATTTAAAACACATTCTGATACAGAAGTACTTTTAAATATGTATATAGTATATGGAAAAGAGTGTGTTTCAAAACTAAATGGTATGTTTGCATTTGCAGTTTATGATAAAGTTAAAGACAGTATGTTTTTAGCCAGAGATCATTTTGGAATTAAACCATTATATTATACCTATCAAAATAATGATTTTATTTTTGCATCAGAAGTAAAGGCTATTTTAGAATATCCTGATATTAAAGCTGAGGTTGATCAAAAATCATTAAATGAATATATGACTTTTCAAGTTATGTTAAAAAAACACACATTGTTTAAAAATATACATTCTCTAGAACCTGCAACATATTTATATCTTGAAAATGGAAAAGTTAAAGAAAAAAAGAAGTATTGGGAATTTGATTATAATATTGATGAAAGCTTATCGGAAGAAGAATATACTACAGAATTACTACATTTATTAGAAAATTCTTTAAATATTCAAACTCGTTCAGATGTACCTATTGGTGCATATTTGAGTGGTGGAATTGATTCTAGTTTAGTTTCAACACTTGCATCTAAAAATTATTTTGGTGATTTTCATACTTTTTGTGGAGGATTTAAAGATTCAAAAGATTTTGATGAAACACATTATGCCCAAATTGTTCAAAAGTCTATAAATAGTATTCACCATGAGATATTTCCTACCTCAAAGGATTTTACAGATAATTTTGAAAAAATTATGTACCATATGGATTATCCAGAAGCAGGACCGGGAGTATTTTCCCAGTATATGGTTTCAAAACTTGTATCACAGCATGTAAAAGTTGTATTAGGTGGACAAGGTGGAGATGAAATATTTGGCGGTTATACACGATATGCTGTAGCATATTTAGAACAAGCGTTAAAAGGAGCTATATTTGAAACTTCTGAAGAAGGAAAACATTTAGTTACTTTACAATCTATTATCCCTAATATGGCACAGCTTAAAAATTATATACCATTATTAAAAGAGCAATTCAAAGAGGGTTTATTTGATCCAATGGATGAAAGATATTATCGTATGATGAATCGTTCTCATAATTTGCATAAAATTTATAATCAAGAATTTTTATCAACTTTTGAAGAAGAACAATTATTGGATAAATTTAAACAAGTATTTAATCATCCTGATACAAAATCATATTTTAATAAAATGACACATTTTGATTTAAAAACTTTATTGCCAGCATTGTTACATGTAGAAGATAGAATGAGTATGGCTGTTTCAATAGAATCAAGAGTTCCTATTTTAGATTACAGAATTGTAGAACTTGCTTCAAAAATGCCACCCGCAATGAAATTTTCAGGTGGTAAAACAAAAGCTATGTTGATTAAATCTGTAAAAAATATATTACCCAAAGAGATAATTAATAGAAAAGATAAAATGGGATTTCCAACACCAATTAATAATTGGTTGGCAGGTGATTTAAAAGAGTATGCTTTAGATATTTTAACTTCTCAAAAAGCAAAACAAAGAGGTTATTTAAATATAACAAATATAGAAAAACAAATCAATCAAAGTGGACAATTTAGTAGAGATTTATGGGGAGCTTTAAATCTTGAAATGTGGCATAGGAAGTTTATAGACTAA
- a CDS encoding four helix bundle protein, with translation MTGFENLEVWKKSIILVKEVYILVKFFPKEENYALSDQVRRCAVSVPSNIAEGSGRNSPKEFVQFLYIALGSINELETQLIIAKEIGYLKDIEEIRNKILEIKKMLNSLITSIKRKHGN, from the coding sequence TTGACTGGTTTTGAAAATTTAGAAGTTTGGAAAAAGTCTATTATCCTTGTTAAAGAAGTTTATATTTTAGTAAAATTCTTTCCCAAAGAAGAAAACTATGCTTTAAGTGACCAAGTTAGAAGATGTGCTGTTTCTGTACCTAGCAATATTGCTGAAGGTAGTGGAAGAAATTCACCAAAAGAGTTTGTACAGTTTTTGTATATTGCACTTGGTTCTATAAACGAGCTAGAAACACAATTAATAATAGCAAAAGAAATAGGATATCTAAAAGATATAGAAGAGATAAGAAATAAAATTTTGGAGATTAAAAAGATGTTAAATTCATTAATCACATCAATAAAGAGAAAACATGGAAACTAA
- a CDS encoding DegT/DnrJ/EryC1/StrS family aminotransferase, with amino-acid sequence MFKLTPRLKPNYTFSDWLAVFNIFQKNPIENYEKEFANKFENNYGVMFQHGRSGLYSLLKIWGLENDEVICPAYTCVVVPNAIVLSGNVPVFVDSDKNSFNMDLKLLEDSITKKTKAIVVTHIFGYPMDVVKVQQIVKNAEQKYAHKIYIIQDAAHSYGARWDGELVTKYGDATIFGSNISKIINSIFGGMVITNSKDTFEKLRVWRETNTKNAKMLKSVKRFIYFISVNIAFNSYVYGFVNLLERLGALDRFVKYFEEDKIYFPDDWDFKPSNIEARVGCNQLKKYDFIIKNRVINAKNWLNKLQYDSIEFKEDIEGCTYSHCVALVEDREKWIEEYRQKGIQLGILIEYSIPYMKAYKKYKKGEYLVSLEYSKKSINFPNWV; translated from the coding sequence ATGTTTAAACTAACTCCTAGACTTAAACCAAATTATACTTTTAGTGATTGGTTAGCCGTATTTAATATATTTCAAAAAAATCCAATAGAAAATTATGAAAAAGAGTTTGCAAATAAATTTGAAAATAATTATGGAGTAATGTTTCAACATGGAAGAAGTGGATTATATTCACTCTTAAAAATTTGGGGCTTAGAAAATGATGAAGTGATATGTCCCGCATATACTTGTGTTGTTGTACCAAATGCTATTGTTTTGAGTGGTAATGTTCCTGTGTTTGTAGATAGTGATAAAAATAGTTTTAATATGGATTTAAAACTTTTAGAAGATAGTATCACTAAAAAAACAAAAGCTATCGTAGTAACTCATATTTTTGGTTATCCCATGGATGTGGTAAAAGTTCAACAAATAGTAAAAAATGCAGAACAAAAATATGCTCATAAAATATATATAATTCAAGATGCTGCTCATAGTTATGGTGCAAGATGGGATGGAGAATTAGTAACAAAATATGGTGATGCTACTATATTTGGTTCTAATATTAGTAAGATAATCAACTCTATATTTGGTGGTATGGTTATTACAAATTCAAAGGATACTTTTGAAAAGCTGAGAGTTTGGAGAGAAACTAATACAAAAAATGCTAAAATGCTAAAATCAGTTAAAAGATTTATCTATTTTATATCAGTAAATATTGCTTTTAATTCTTATGTATATGGTTTTGTGAACTTGTTAGAACGACTAGGTGCACTTGATAGATTTGTGAAATATTTTGAAGAAGATAAAATATATTTTCCAGATGACTGGGATTTTAAACCCTCAAATATAGAGGCACGAGTTGGTTGTAATCAATTAAAAAAATATGATTTTATTATTAAAAATAGAGTTATAAATGCTAAAAATTGGCTAAATAAATTACAATATGATAGTATTGAGTTTAAAGAAGACATTGAGGGATGTACATATAGCCACTGTGTTGCCTTGGTTGAAGATAGAGAAAAATGGATTGAAGAGTATAGACAAAAAGGTATTCAGCTAGGAATATTAATAGAATATTCTATTCCTTATATGAAAGCTTATAAAAAATATAAAAAAGGGGAATATTTAGTGAGTTTAGAATATAGTAAAAAATCTATAAATTTCCCAAATTGGGTGTAG